From Mannheimia pernigra, one genomic window encodes:
- a CDS encoding methionine biosynthesis PLP-dependent protein, with product MTTFNNIETTLVQIGNRTDPRTGAVAMPIILSTAYGRDGLGESTGWDYTRTKNPTRAVLEQGIADLEGGDAGFAMASGMAAIQLIMSLFKGSDEWIISSDVYGGSYRLFDFSHKNHHTLKPVYVNTADLAAIEAAITPNTKAIFVETPSNPLMEECDVAAISKIAKKHNLMLIVDNTFLTPVLFRPIEYGADIVVHSATKYLSGHNDVLAGLIVAKDSEATKVNGQNLTERLFYFQNCAGAVLSPFDSYLAVRGMKTLALRMERHQANATELAAFLAEQPEIDSVLYSGKSGMLSFRLQKEEWVPKFLKAIKLITFAESLGGAESFITYPATQTHMDIPESERIARGITNTLLRFSVGLEHIEDIKMDLLQAFKQLS from the coding sequence ATGACAACGTTCAATAATATTGAAACCACATTAGTACAAATTGGTAACCGCACCGACCCAAGAACAGGGGCGGTTGCAATGCCAATTATTTTATCGACTGCTTATGGGCGTGATGGGCTAGGCGAATCAACTGGCTGGGATTACACCCGCACCAAAAACCCAACCCGTGCCGTGTTAGAGCAGGGCATCGCTGATTTAGAAGGTGGCGATGCAGGCTTTGCAATGGCATCGGGAATGGCAGCAATTCAGCTAATTATGTCTTTATTTAAAGGCTCTGATGAATGGATTATTTCAAGCGATGTATATGGTGGATCATACCGCTTGTTCGATTTTAGCCATAAAAATCACCATACATTAAAGCCTGTTTATGTAAACACCGCAGATTTAGCCGCGATTGAAGCCGCAATTACACCCAATACCAAAGCGATTTTTGTTGAAACGCCATCTAATCCATTAATGGAAGAGTGTGATGTTGCTGCAATTTCTAAAATTGCAAAAAAACACAATTTAATGTTAATTGTAGATAATACATTTTTAACACCCGTATTGTTCCGCCCAATTGAATATGGTGCTGATATTGTTGTGCATAGTGCAACCAAATATCTTTCTGGCCACAATGATGTATTAGCGGGTTTAATTGTGGCAAAAGACTCTGAAGCCACTAAAGTAAATGGTCAAAACTTAACAGAGCGTTTATTCTATTTCCAAAACTGTGCAGGTGCAGTGCTTTCGCCATTTGATTCATACCTTGCGGTGCGTGGAATGAAAACTTTGGCATTACGAATGGAGCGTCATCAAGCTAATGCAACAGAATTAGCCGCATTTTTAGCCGAGCAACCTGAAATTGACAGCGTATTATATTCAGGTAAAAGCGGTATGTTATCTTTCCGCTTACAAAAAGAAGAATGGGTACCTAAATTCCTTAAAGCAATTAAATTAATCACTTTTGCGGAAAGTTTAGGCGGTGCAGAGAGTTTCATTACTTATCCAGCAACCCAAACCCATATGGATATTCCAGAATCAGAACGTATTGCTCGTGGTATTACCAACACCTTATTGCGTTTCTCCGTTGGTTTAGAACATATTGAAGATATTAAAATGGATTTACTACAAGCATTTAAGCAATTAAGCTAA
- a CDS encoding DUF1778 domain-containing protein: MEKVEKSSNLVLNLSLEDRMRILECLENPKEPNSEMLEALKIHSLYVAKTNTK; the protein is encoded by the coding sequence ATGGAAAAAGTAGAGAAGAGTTCGAATCTTGTTCTAAATCTTTCTCTTGAAGATCGAATGCGAATTCTTGAGTGTTTAGAAAATCCTAAAGAGCCTAATTCAGAAATGCTAGAGGCTTTAAAAATACATTCCTTGTATGTTGCTAAAACAAATACCAAATAA
- the dapB gene encoding 4-hydroxy-tetrahydrodipicolinate reductase, producing MALKIGIVGAGGRMGRQLIQAVHNAEDVELGAAFERKGSSLVGSDAGELAGVGALGIMVSDDVAKNVANFDLLIDFTRPEGTLEHIAICVENKKQMVIGTTGFDDAGKEAIKAASNKIGIVFASNYSVGVNLVFKLLEKAAKVMGDYCDIEVIEAHHRHKVDAPSGTALSMGEHIAKTLGRDLKTHGVFERNGITGERKRDEIGFATIRAGDVVGEHSVWFADEGERVEIAHKASSRMTFANGAVRAAKWLSTKQNGLFDMTDVLDLNNL from the coding sequence ATGGCATTAAAAATTGGAATCGTAGGGGCTGGTGGCAGAATGGGACGCCAATTAATTCAAGCCGTTCATAATGCAGAGGACGTTGAATTAGGTGCTGCTTTTGAGCGTAAAGGCTCATCATTAGTTGGTAGCGATGCAGGTGAACTAGCTGGTGTTGGTGCGTTAGGCATTATGGTGTCTGACGATGTAGCAAAAAACGTGGCGAATTTTGATTTGTTAATTGATTTCACCCGCCCTGAAGGAACCTTAGAACACATCGCAATTTGCGTTGAAAATAAAAAGCAGATGGTGATTGGTACAACAGGTTTTGATGATGCAGGCAAAGAGGCAATTAAAGCGGCGTCTAACAAAATCGGTATCGTGTTTGCTTCAAACTACAGCGTGGGCGTAAATTTAGTGTTCAAACTGTTAGAAAAAGCAGCGAAAGTAATGGGGGATTATTGCGACATCGAAGTGATTGAAGCACATCATCGCCACAAAGTGGACGCTCCATCTGGCACGGCATTATCAATGGGGGAACATATTGCGAAAACTCTTGGACGTGATTTAAAAACGCACGGTGTTTTTGAGCGTAATGGTATTACTGGCGAACGTAAACGTGATGAAATTGGCTTTGCCACCATTCGTGCAGGCGATGTAGTGGGCGAGCATAGCGTTTGGTTTGCTGATGAGGGAGAGCGTGTAGAGATTGCCCATAAAGCCTCTAGCCGTATGACATTTGCTAATGGTGCAGTGCGTGCTGCAAAATGGTTAAGCACCAAACAAAATGGCTTATTTGATATGACCGATGTACTTGATTTAAACAATTTATAA
- a CDS encoding nicotinate phosphoribosyltransferase, whose translation MNSILDKKIKSTAIPSLLCDFYKTLHRIQYPEGSQFLYSTFTPRSNAKAPFLHRIVSFGFQAFIMKYLIHYFNDNFFSRSESEVVTEYTKFIADTLHIEDSGEHIAQLHQLGYLPIRIKAIPEGKSVAIKVPMMTIENTHPDFFWLTNYLETLINVSLWQPITSASIAFAYRKTLMQFSEQTCDDHRHLPFQSHDFSMRGMSSLESAETSGAGHLTSFLGTDTIPAISFVEAYYGSKNLIGTSIPASEHSVMSSHGVDELPTFRYLMNKYPNNMLSIVADTTDFWHNITVNLPLLKEEILARPESAKVVIRPDSGDFFTIICGDVTAGTEHERKGLIECLWDIFGGTINNKGYKVLNSHIGAIYGDGVTYEKMVKILEGLEAKGFASSNIVFGVGAQTYQRNTRDTLGFAIKATSITINGAEKAIFKDPKTDDGLKKSQKGRVKVTTLESYIDGLTALDDCSDDLLEVIFENGKLVKETNFDEIRQNIAEQF comes from the coding sequence ATGAATAGCATATTAGATAAAAAAATCAAATCTACTGCAATCCCATCATTATTATGTGATTTTTACAAAACCTTGCACAGAATACAATATCCAGAAGGTTCACAATTTTTATATAGCACCTTTACACCTCGTAGTAATGCAAAGGCTCCATTTCTGCATCGTATTGTTTCATTTGGTTTTCAAGCCTTTATTATGAAATACTTAATTCATTATTTTAATGATAATTTTTTCTCTCGTTCAGAATCTGAAGTTGTGACTGAATACACGAAATTTATTGCAGATACATTACACATTGAAGATTCTGGCGAACATATCGCACAATTACATCAATTAGGTTATTTGCCAATTAGAATTAAAGCTATTCCTGAAGGTAAATCAGTGGCAATTAAAGTGCCGATGATGACTATTGAAAACACGCATCCTGATTTCTTTTGGCTTACCAATTATTTGGAAACGTTGATTAATGTTTCGTTATGGCAGCCGATAACATCAGCCTCTATTGCTTTTGCTTATCGTAAAACATTAATGCAGTTTTCCGAGCAAACCTGCGATGATCATCGCCATCTACCCTTCCAATCGCACGATTTTTCAATGCGTGGAATGAGTTCATTAGAATCAGCTGAAACCTCTGGAGCTGGGCATTTAACCTCATTTTTAGGTACAGATACCATTCCTGCCATTTCATTTGTGGAAGCCTATTATGGCTCTAAAAATTTAATCGGTACATCAATTCCAGCTTCCGAGCATTCTGTAATGAGTTCGCACGGGGTTGATGAATTGCCAACCTTCCGCTATTTAATGAATAAATATCCGAATAATATGCTCTCTATTGTAGCGGATACTACCGATTTTTGGCATAACATCACGGTAAATCTGCCATTACTCAAAGAGGAAATTTTAGCTCGTCCAGAATCAGCAAAAGTTGTTATTCGCCCTGATAGTGGCGACTTTTTTACCATTATTTGTGGCGATGTTACCGCTGGAACCGAACACGAACGCAAAGGATTAATTGAGTGTTTATGGGATATTTTCGGTGGAACAATCAATAACAAAGGCTATAAAGTGCTTAATTCGCATATTGGGGCTATTTATGGCGATGGTGTAACCTATGAAAAAATGGTTAAAATTTTGGAGGGATTGGAAGCGAAAGGTTTTGCTTCAAGCAATATTGTATTTGGTGTTGGGGCTCAAACCTATCAACGCAATACAAGAGATACGCTTGGTTTTGCGATTAAAGCGACTTCCATCACCATTAATGGCGCTGAGAAAGCTATTTTCAAAGATCCAAAAACCGATGATGGCTTGAAAAAATCGCAAAAAGGCCGAGTAAAGGTAACGACTTTAGAGAGTTATATCGATGGTTTAACTGCCCTAGATGATTGTTCTGATGATCTTTTAGAAGTGATTTTTGAAAATGGTAAATTGGTTAAAGAAACTAATTTTGATGAAATTCGTCAAAATATTGCTGAACAGTTCTAG